The proteins below are encoded in one region of Sedimentibacter sp. zth1:
- a CDS encoding DUF3048 domain-containing protein yields the protein MYKKHVIAAIMLICMFIMASCGKEVDDIIMIDDTSKIVIEDEVGKNEENNNEENNNEEEIVENEDNTNKEKSSLDGLMYEKELLTNRPIVFSIDNHPKARPQAGLSEAEIVYEVEVEAPYTRYLAVFQSLEPKLIGPVRSARPYLIYLSLEYDSIFAHVGGSAEAFQKLYDLSVADIDGLYTSAMWRYYDTNKYAPHNLYTSSKKLREDASNKNYKTEFEFDGYKFNDSDLDLNNNVGAKNVEIVYNNSNSTNYVYDEEAKVYIRLKDDEKHFDENNNKQITAKNILIYSVDKKVLDNEGRLYLGVIGKGFGYYITNGKVIEIKWQKDSETDRTKFYYDNQEIKLNPGNTWVQVVNKRTEVNITE from the coding sequence ATGTATAAAAAACATGTAATTGCTGCAATTATGCTTATATGTATGTTCATTATGGCATCTTGCGGTAAAGAAGTAGATGATATAATAATGATTGATGATACTAGTAAAATTGTTATTGAAGATGAAGTAGGTAAAAACGAAGAAAATAATAACGAAGAAAATAATAATGAAGAAGAAATAGTAGAAAATGAAGATAATACAAATAAAGAAAAATCAAGTTTAGATGGCTTAATGTACGAAAAAGAACTTTTAACAAACAGGCCTATAGTATTTTCTATTGATAATCATCCCAAGGCAAGACCGCAAGCTGGTTTAAGTGAGGCTGAAATAGTTTATGAAGTAGAAGTTGAAGCACCATATACTAGATATTTAGCAGTTTTTCAGTCATTAGAACCTAAATTGATTGGACCAGTTAGAAGTGCTAGACCATATCTAATTTATCTATCTCTTGAATATGACAGTATTTTTGCACATGTTGGAGGTAGCGCAGAAGCTTTCCAAAAATTATATGATCTTTCTGTAGCGGATATAGATGGTTTATATACTTCAGCAATGTGGAGATATTATGATACAAACAAATATGCTCCCCATAATTTGTACACTTCTTCAAAAAAATTAAGAGAAGATGCATCAAATAAAAATTATAAGACTGAATTTGAATTTGATGGATATAAATTTAATGATAGTGATTTAGATTTAAATAATAATGTTGGTGCAAAAAATGTAGAAATAGTTTATAATAATAGCAATTCAACTAATTATGTTTATGATGAAGAAGCTAAAGTATACATAAGATTAAAAGATGACGAAAAGCATTTTGATGAAAATAATAATAAGCAAATTACTGCTAAGAATATATTAATCTACTCTGTAGATAAGAAAGTTTTAGATAATGAGGGTAGACTATACTTAGGTGTAATTGGAAAAGGTTTTGGGTATTATATAACAAATGGGAAAGTTATTGAGATAAAATGGCAGAAGGATTCAGAAACAGACAGAACAAAATTTTATTATGATAATCAAGAAATAAAATTAAATCCTGGAAACACATGGGTTCAAGTTGTCAACAAAAGAACAGAGGTAAATATAACTGAGTAA
- a CDS encoding sporulation protein YqfD produces MLSQRVIKFIKSYVILNFNSTKYEKILNLLRRKGIIVWDINKKESGIEFKILKKDYEKHKKFFEEINMLPLKKVGIAYKLRKLSVRIGFIIGIVIIFIYVAIYSSFAWEIKIIGNEKITQSDIISSLKLSNVKTPMSLSKINKREIENYLYSQFNEFKFVETYIEGVKLVIFVKERKEVEYEKFDKSPSSIVASKQAVIYKTVVKHGELLVNEGDVVDKGQLLVQGTKKGVDNSSVLVCSDAVILGYTYYNFNLVEPKVHNTYEETGKKSIIRNINVNGKTIKIFGNNNKYKYKNEVSNVIEIPIITDFLHISFETVKQYELKRQSEIVSKEYAANKLTIEMYEKLATMCNKNCKLEKKNIIIEETNKDFILKGKIQLIEDIGQYIKIYNLPTPEASQNQQNDGNT; encoded by the coding sequence ATGCTTAGTCAAAGAGTGATTAAATTTATAAAAAGCTATGTAATTCTCAATTTTAATTCAACAAAATATGAAAAGATTCTAAATCTTTTACGAAGAAAAGGAATTATTGTATGGGACATCAACAAAAAAGAATCCGGGATAGAATTTAAAATACTTAAGAAAGATTATGAAAAACACAAAAAATTTTTCGAAGAGATTAACATGCTTCCTTTAAAAAAGGTTGGTATTGCTTATAAACTTAGGAAACTTTCAGTAAGAATTGGTTTTATAATAGGTATTGTAATTATCTTTATTTATGTTGCTATATATAGTTCTTTTGCATGGGAAATAAAGATTATTGGTAATGAAAAAATTACTCAAAGCGATATAATCTCTAGTTTGAAATTAAGCAATGTCAAAACTCCAATGAGTTTAAGTAAAATTAATAAAAGAGAAATTGAAAATTACCTTTATTCTCAGTTTAATGAGTTTAAATTTGTAGAAACTTATATAGAAGGAGTAAAACTTGTTATATTTGTAAAGGAGAGAAAGGAAGTAGAATATGAAAAATTTGACAAATCTCCATCAAGTATTGTTGCTTCTAAGCAAGCAGTGATTTATAAAACTGTAGTTAAGCATGGTGAATTACTGGTAAATGAGGGAGATGTTGTAGATAAAGGACAGTTGTTGGTGCAAGGTACTAAAAAAGGCGTAGATAATTCAAGTGTCTTAGTATGCTCGGATGCAGTAATATTAGGGTATACATATTATAATTTCAATTTAGTAGAACCAAAAGTTCATAACACATATGAAGAAACAGGGAAAAAAAGCATTATAAGAAATATAAATGTAAATGGAAAGACAATTAAAATTTTTGGCAATAATAATAAATATAAATATAAAAATGAAGTTTCAAATGTTATTGAAATACCAATTATAACAGATTTTTTACATATCTCATTTGAAACGGTTAAGCAGTATGAATTAAAACGGCAAAGTGAAATTGTTTCAAAAGAATATGCTGCAAATAAATTGACCATTGAGATGTATGAGAAGCTAGCAACAATGTGCAATAAGAACTGTAAACTTGAAAAGAAAAATATTATAATTGAAGAAACTAATAAAGATTTTATCCTAAAAGGAAAAATACAATTAATAGAAGATATTGGCCAGTATATTAAAATATATAATTTGCCAACTCCTGAAGCATCTCAAAATCAACAAAATGATGGAAATACATAA
- a CDS encoding histidine triad nucleotide-binding protein, which yields MNCVFCEIVNGKIPSQKVFENDKILAFKDISPMAPVHVVIIPKEHIESVNQINDANSSIITEIFNKIPKIAQIMGVEESGYRIITNYGDDGCQSVKHMHFHLLGGKKLPENLA from the coding sequence ATGAATTGTGTATTTTGTGAAATTGTAAATGGAAAAATTCCGTCACAAAAAGTATTTGAAAATGATAAAATATTGGCATTCAAAGATATTTCTCCTATGGCACCTGTACATGTAGTTATAATACCAAAAGAACATATAGAGTCTGTAAATCAAATTAATGATGCGAATTCAAGTATTATAACTGAAATCTTTAATAAAATACCTAAAATAGCTCAAATTATGGGTGTGGAAGAATCAGGATATAGAATTATCACTAATTATGGTGATGATGGTTGTCAAAGTGTTAAGCACATGCACTTTCATTTGTTGGGTGGGAAAAAGCTACCTGAAAATCTAGCTTAA
- the recO gene encoding DNA repair protein RecO: protein MIIDDEILVLKEVKYKDNDKILHVISKKHGKMQIMSRGCKKNNSPLVNISQIMAFSRCQLFVSRDMYIINNGELVNNFYNIRSKISAFLYGTYILEVLNYISHENEVDEKIFDMTIKLYEVLDKVEDNEKLVENIISVYELKLISMLGYRPQIKKCITCGSNLFMNKIYYFNVQDGGIQCNKCANIAEKGLNVTSNEIVALNEALSVKLDNIEIIKSIDEKLNILIRRYMFYYIGKSNFTTLKFLKKGDIYG, encoded by the coding sequence ATGATAATTGATGATGAAATATTAGTTCTTAAAGAAGTAAAGTACAAAGATAATGATAAAATTCTCCATGTTATATCAAAAAAACATGGTAAAATGCAGATAATGTCAAGAGGATGTAAAAAAAATAACAGCCCTCTTGTAAATATATCTCAGATAATGGCATTTTCTAGATGTCAGTTGTTTGTTAGCAGAGATATGTATATAATTAATAATGGAGAGTTAGTCAACAATTTTTATAATATAAGAAGCAAGATAAGTGCATTTTTATATGGTACATATATTCTAGAAGTGTTAAACTATATTTCTCATGAAAATGAAGTAGATGAAAAAATTTTTGATATGACTATCAAACTTTATGAAGTTCTCGATAAGGTTGAAGATAATGAAAAATTAGTAGAAAATATTATTTCAGTATATGAATTAAAATTAATTTCTATGTTAGGATACAGGCCGCAAATAAAAAAGTGTATAACTTGTGGTTCTAATTTATTTATGAATAAAATTTATTATTTTAATGTACAAGATGGGGGTATACAATGTAATAAATGTGCAAATATCGCAGAAAAAGGTTTAAATGTAACCAGTAATGAGATAGTTGCATTAAATGAAGCATTGAGTGTTAAATTAGATAATATCGAAATAATAAAATCTATTGATGAAAAGTTAAATATTTTAATCAGAAGGTATATGTTTTATTATATTGGAAAATCTAATTTTACAACTTTAAAATTTTTGAAAAAGGGTGATATATATGGATAA
- the era gene encoding GTPase Era — protein sequence MFKSGFVTIIGRPNVGKSTLMNNMIGEKISIMSDKPQTTRNKIQTVYTDKEAQIIFLDTPGIHKPKNHLGEFMNTEVDEALDDMDLVIMITDESSKIGPGDEYILEKVKSMNSKKLLVINKIDKHSKENMLEVSNQFEEYGIFDEILLISALTDVGVKGLIEKIKEYLKEGPMYFPEDYLTDRPEKFVVAEIVREKALMYLQDEVPHGIAVEVEKMKERKDKNLIDIRATIICEKKSHKSIVIGQGGRKIKGIGKSARKDIEKLLDCQVFLELWVKVSPDWRDNNNLLKSLGYDKK from the coding sequence ATGTTTAAATCAGGATTTGTTACCATAATAGGAAGACCTAATGTTGGTAAATCAACGCTTATGAATAATATGATAGGTGAAAAAATTTCTATTATGTCTGATAAACCTCAGACAACTAGAAATAAAATACAAACAGTATATACAGATAAAGAAGCTCAGATAATATTTTTAGATACACCTGGGATTCATAAACCTAAAAATCACTTAGGTGAATTTATGAATACAGAGGTTGATGAAGCGTTAGATGATATGGATTTAGTTATTATGATAACTGATGAGTCTAGTAAAATAGGACCAGGTGATGAGTATATACTTGAAAAAGTTAAAAGTATGAATTCAAAAAAATTATTGGTTATTAATAAAATTGATAAGCATAGTAAAGAAAACATGCTAGAAGTAAGCAATCAGTTTGAGGAATATGGTATATTCGATGAGATTTTACTAATATCAGCACTTACTGATGTTGGAGTTAAAGGACTTATTGAAAAAATTAAAGAATATTTAAAAGAAGGTCCTATGTATTTCCCAGAAGATTATTTAACTGATAGACCTGAGAAATTTGTAGTTGCTGAAATAGTTAGAGAAAAAGCTTTAATGTATTTACAAGATGAGGTTCCACATGGTATAGCTGTTGAAGTAGAAAAGATGAAAGAAAGAAAAGATAAAAATCTTATAGACATAAGAGCTACTATTATTTGTGAAAAAAAATCGCATAAGAGTATTGTTATTGGCCAAGGTGGAAGAAAAATTAAAGGTATAGGAAAAAGTGCGAGAAAGGATATTGAAAAATTACTTGATTGTCAGGTTTTTTTAGAGCTATGGGTAAAAGTATCGCCTGATTGGAGAGATAATAACAATTTACTTAAATCATTAGGATATGATAAAAAATGA
- the mtaB gene encoding tRNA (N(6)-L-threonylcarbamoyladenosine(37)-C(2))-methylthiotransferase MtaB, translated as MLNVSFITLGCKVNQFESEAMMEIFEAEGFKIIPASKESDIFIINTCAVTKESDRKSRQLINKAKRLNKNALVAAVGCSVQLNSERISKETSVDIVIGTKNKKEVARLVKEKLQNHEINNKIEKFKPNESFEELTISKEHEKTRANIKIQDGCNQFCTYCIIPYVRGPIRSRNSDDIISEVKCLAKSGYKEVVINGIHISSYGKDVGVEGALISLVEHLNEVDGIERIRFGSLEPRIITVDFLERLSKLEKVCDQFHLSLQSGSDTILKSMNRRYSADEYIEKVDLIRKYLPNSGITTDIIVGFPGETDYEFNETLEFVKKIEFSRIHVFKYSVREGTKAAKFENQIDGRVKSTRSKILIGLAEHYANKFMETQIGKTVSVLIEKKEGNIYEGYTTNYLKAIVKSDLNIENKIIDMKVNSYKDDLLFGTQI; from the coding sequence ATGTTAAATGTATCATTTATAACGTTAGGTTGTAAAGTAAATCAGTTCGAATCAGAAGCAATGATGGAAATTTTTGAAGCCGAGGGCTTTAAAATTATCCCAGCTAGTAAAGAAAGTGATATTTTTATAATAAATACCTGTGCTGTCACAAAGGAAAGTGATAGAAAATCAAGACAGCTTATCAATAAAGCTAAAAGATTAAATAAAAACGCTTTAGTAGCTGCTGTTGGTTGTAGTGTGCAGCTTAATAGTGAAAGAATTAGTAAAGAGACATCAGTTGACATAGTTATTGGAACAAAAAACAAAAAAGAAGTAGCTAGACTTGTAAAAGAAAAACTTCAAAATCATGAAATAAATAATAAAATTGAAAAATTTAAACCGAATGAAAGCTTCGAAGAGTTGACTATTAGTAAAGAACATGAAAAAACAAGAGCAAACATAAAAATACAAGATGGCTGTAACCAATTCTGCACATATTGTATAATACCATATGTACGTGGTCCAATACGTAGTAGAAATAGCGATGATATAATTAGTGAAGTTAAATGTTTAGCTAAAAGCGGTTATAAAGAGGTTGTAATTAATGGAATACATATATCATCATATGGCAAAGATGTTGGAGTAGAAGGTGCCTTGATTTCCCTTGTAGAGCATTTGAATGAAGTAGATGGAATTGAAAGGATTAGATTTGGCTCTTTGGAACCAAGAATTATTACAGTTGATTTTTTAGAACGTTTATCAAAGCTGGAAAAAGTATGTGACCAATTTCATTTGTCATTACAAAGCGGTTCAGATACTATACTTAAAAGCATGAATAGAAGATATTCCGCTGATGAGTACATCGAAAAAGTTGATTTGATTAGAAAATATCTGCCAAATAGCGGTATAACTACAGATATAATTGTTGGTTTTCCAGGAGAAACTGATTATGAATTTAATGAAACATTAGAATTTGTTAAAAAAATTGAATTTTCTAGAATTCATGTATTTAAGTATTCAGTTAGAGAGGGCACTAAAGCAGCAAAATTTGAAAATCAAATTGATGGGAGAGTTAAGTCTACGAGAAGTAAAATTTTAATTGGTTTAGCAGAGCATTATGCTAATAAATTTATGGAGACGCAAATTGGTAAAACGGTTAGCGTGTTAATTGAAAAAAAAGAAGGAAATATATACGAAGGCTATACAACAAATTATTTAAAAGCTATAGTAAAAAGTGATTTAAATATTGAAAACAAGATAATAGATATGAAAGTTAATTCATATAAAGATGATTTGCTATTTGGAACACAAATATAA
- the ybeY gene encoding rRNA maturation RNase YbeY — MNVTVLCDNRQEFMKITDENIEAMERTIKVCIENENLEGIFEVSVSFVVNDEIKKLNNLYRNVDSATDVLSFPMDGEDKEYFGETIMLGDIVLSTEKIIEQAKEFGHSLERELLYLVTHSMLHLFGYDHIQEEDKSVMREKEKEIMKKLHLFK; from the coding sequence ATGAACGTAACGGTGTTGTGTGATAATAGACAAGAGTTTATGAAAATCACAGATGAAAATATTGAAGCAATGGAAAGGACAATAAAGGTTTGTATTGAAAATGAAAATTTAGAAGGAATTTTTGAAGTGAGTGTTTCCTTCGTTGTAAATGATGAGATAAAAAAATTAAACAATTTGTATAGAAATGTTGATAGTGCTACTGATGTTCTATCGTTTCCAATGGATGGAGAAGATAAAGAGTATTTTGGTGAGACTATTATGCTTGGTGATATTGTTTTATCAACAGAAAAAATTATTGAACAAGCTAAAGAGTTTGGACATAGTTTGGAAAGAGAATTGTTGTATTTAGTTACACACAGTATGTTGCATTTGTTTGGATATGATCATATACAAGAAGAAGACAAAAGTGTTATGAGGGAAAAAGAAAAGGAAATTATGAAAAAACTACATTTATTTAAATAA
- the rpsU gene encoding 30S ribosomal protein S21, giving the protein MTEVKVRENESLDNALRRFKRQCALTGVMSEVRKREHYEKPSVKRKKKAEAARRKKKKIR; this is encoded by the coding sequence ATGACAGAGGTTAAGGTAAGAGAAAACGAATCGCTTGACAATGCTCTTAGAAGATTTAAGAGACAATGTGCACTTACAGGAGTTATGTCTGAAGTAAGAAAAAGAGAACATTATGAAAAGCCAAGTGTAAAGCGTAAGAAGAAAGCTGAAGCTGCAAGAAGAAAAAAGAAAAAAATAAGATAA
- a CDS encoding PhoH family protein, with the protein MEELDKVIIIENSITMAKLLGAHDKNLKLIKSYFGSNILVRENEIKILGDDNISTAIKNVLELIIKEIQVEGEITEQKILYYINSCQESINIDYSSMLGDIIVTTNSGRVIKPKTLGQKRYSNLINENDVAFGIGPAGTGKTYIAVAQAVNALRKKEVDRIILTRPAVEAGEKLGFLPGDLQDKVDPYLRPLYDALFDIIGMDNFLKNVEKQVIEVAPLAYMRGRTIDSAFIILDEAQNTTNEQMKMFLTRLGYGSKAVITGDITQIDLPGGKQSGLKSAAKVLKDVEGIGFMYFDNKDIVRHKLVQDIVKAYEKYEEKRK; encoded by the coding sequence ATGGAGGAATTAGATAAGGTAATAATTATTGAAAATAGTATTACTATGGCAAAATTATTAGGTGCACATGATAAAAATTTAAAATTAATAAAAAGTTATTTTGGTTCTAATATATTAGTTAGGGAAAATGAAATAAAAATACTTGGTGATGATAATATTTCAACTGCTATTAAAAATGTTTTAGAATTAATCATAAAGGAAATTCAAGTTGAAGGTGAAATAACAGAACAAAAGATTTTATATTATATTAATTCATGTCAGGAATCAATTAATATTGATTACTCCTCAATGCTAGGTGATATAATTGTTACTACGAATTCTGGAAGGGTAATTAAACCTAAAACATTAGGTCAAAAAAGGTATTCTAATTTAATAAATGAAAATGATGTAGCATTCGGAATTGGTCCTGCTGGAACTGGCAAGACATATATAGCTGTTGCACAGGCAGTTAATGCATTAAGGAAAAAAGAAGTTGATAGAATAATTTTGACTAGACCTGCTGTTGAAGCAGGAGAAAAGCTTGGGTTTTTACCAGGAGACTTACAAGATAAAGTTGATCCGTATTTGAGGCCATTGTATGATGCATTGTTTGATATTATAGGTATGGATAATTTTTTAAAAAACGTTGAAAAACAAGTTATTGAAGTTGCACCTTTAGCGTATATGAGAGGTAGGACTATCGACTCTGCATTTATTATACTGGATGAAGCTCAAAACACTACTAATGAGCAAATGAAGATGTTTTTGACTAGACTTGGCTATGGCTCAAAAGCTGTTATTACTGGAGATATTACGCAAATTGATCTACCTGGTGGTAAACAATCAGGACTTAAAAGTGCGGCTAAAGTATTAAAAGATGTTGAAGGAATTGGTTTTATGTATTTTGATAATAAAGATATTGTAAGACATAAATTAGTTCAAGACATAGTAAAAGCTTATGAAAAATATGAGGAGAAAAGAAAATGA
- a CDS encoding YabP/YqfC family sporulation protein, which produces MKINKIRSKIADELELPDHVVTDNFDIRIQGNKRVIIENHIGVLIYENDLVHIKTKIQNVIIKGDKLKIGEITDFYIVVNGAIKEIQIKE; this is translated from the coding sequence ATGAAAATAAATAAAATACGCAGCAAAATAGCTGATGAATTGGAATTACCTGATCATGTGGTGACTGATAATTTTGATATTAGAATACAAGGCAATAAAAGGGTAATTATTGAAAATCATATAGGAGTATTAATATATGAAAATGATTTAGTACATATTAAGACTAAAATTCAAAATGTAATTATTAAAGGGGATAAATTAAAAATAGGTGAAATTACAGATTTTTATATAGTAGTTAACGGTGCGATTAAGGAAATACAAATTAAGGAGTAA
- the cdd gene encoding cytidine deaminase yields the protein MNNKELIKLAMEAREKSYSPYSKFKVGAAILTKSGKIFTGCNIESASYTPTICAERTALAKCVSEGNLDLYKIAIVGSFDKISYPCGVCRQFLREFGKDLIVICAKNENDFSEYTLEQLLPNSFGPEDL from the coding sequence ATGAATAATAAAGAGCTTATTAAATTAGCTATGGAAGCTAGAGAAAAATCATATAGTCCATATTCCAAATTTAAAGTTGGAGCAGCTATATTAACAAAGAGTGGCAAAATTTTTACAGGTTGTAATATAGAGTCTGCTTCATATACTCCTACAATTTGTGCAGAAAGAACAGCACTTGCAAAGTGCGTTTCAGAAGGTAACTTAGATTTATACAAAATTGCTATTGTAGGTAGTTTTGATAAGATTTCATATCCATGTGGAGTATGCAGACAATTTTTGAGAGAGTTTGGAAAAGATTTAATAGTTATTTGTGCTAAAAACGAAAATGATTTTTCAGAATATACACTAGAACAATTACTTCCAAACAGTTTTGGACCTGAAGATTTATAA
- a CDS encoding GatB/YqeY domain-containing protein: MPLKETLALDLKESMKSKDKVRKNVVTLIRAAIKQREVDERVELKDADIIDIIAKQVKQMKDSLVVFQKGNRQDLVDHTNEEIKILLDYLPPQLSNEELEQIVKESIQETKAQTKKDLGKLMAVIMPKVKGKADGKHVNQIVAKYLQ; the protein is encoded by the coding sequence ATGCCTTTGAAAGAGACCTTAGCTTTAGATTTGAAAGAATCAATGAAGTCTAAGGACAAAGTCAGAAAAAATGTTGTAACTTTGATAAGAGCTGCTATTAAGCAACGTGAGGTTGACGAGAGAGTAGAACTTAAAGATGCTGATATTATAGATATAATAGCAAAGCAAGTTAAACAAATGAAAGACAGTTTAGTAGTCTTCCAAAAAGGCAATAGACAGGATCTAGTTGATCATACAAATGAAGAGATCAAAATTCTTTTAGATTATTTACCACCTCAACTGTCAAATGAAGAGCTTGAACAAATTGTAAAAGAATCAATACAAGAAACTAAAGCTCAGACCAAGAAAGACTTGGGCAAGTTGATGGCAGTTATCATGCCAAAAGTTAAAGGTAAAGCTGATGGTAAGCATGTAAATCAGATCGTGGCTAAATACTTACAATAA
- a CDS encoding DUF4342 domain-containing protein: protein MDKILEKIDEVVKRTNVSYREAKEALENSNNDVLEAVIYIEENLKFCKCEANAKKKGEQIINEIKKVVEKGNVTKITIKRKNEIVLNIPITAGAVGIILAPFLTLAGLTAALLTECTIEIQKDNGEIIYVNDEVNKGVNTIKDEFNCIKKHYKKN from the coding sequence ATGGATAAAATATTAGAAAAAATCGACGAGGTAGTAAAAAGAACAAATGTATCCTACAGGGAAGCGAAAGAGGCATTAGAAAATTCAAATAATGATGTTCTTGAGGCTGTAATTTATATTGAAGAGAATTTAAAATTTTGCAAATGTGAAGCAAACGCAAAGAAAAAAGGCGAGCAAATTATCAATGAAATAAAGAAAGTAGTTGAAAAAGGAAATGTGACCAAAATCACTATTAAAAGAAAAAATGAAATAGTATTAAACATTCCAATTACAGCTGGTGCTGTTGGAATAATCTTAGCTCCTTTTTTAACTTTAGCAGGCTTGACTGCTGCTTTGTTAACAGAATGTACTATAGAAATACAAAAAGATAATGGTGAAATTATTTATGTTAATGACGAAGTAAATAAAGGAGTTAATACAATAAAAGACGAATTTAATTGTATAAAAAAACATTATAAGAAAAATTAA